One stretch of Actinacidiphila sp. DG2A-62 DNA includes these proteins:
- a CDS encoding MFS transporter: MNPAEPGPASARPARTAASPSAPGPARGSTPVPATGSATGAGAPGAADSTADGAADGAADGDTRLRKGSPGYRRANLALFAAGLATFALLYSTQALLPALSEGLRLSPAQASLSVSVCTGALAVALLPMSALSERGIPLGRGRGAGRIRVMTVSVFGASLLALAVPFSPNLGVLVALRAAQGLALAGLPATAMAYLAEEVHPSAVPSAIGLYVAGNSIGGMSSRVAGGALAQAYGWRAALLAVGLASLACAVAFRVLAPPARHFTPGPIRPGAVARTVAGHLAHRGLRSMYAVGLLFMAVFGAVYTVLGYRLTAAPYGLSQAAVGAIFLVYLVGTAASAVSGAVQARLGRRGVFALALALCAAGLLLTLAGALWLILLGLVLVTAGFFTGHAAASGAVSRTATTGRAQASALYLTAYYIGNSLGGTLGASAYHAARWPATTAVALTAVALATRPALRDPRGLAPVRDRRR; the protein is encoded by the coding sequence ATGAACCCCGCAGAACCGGGGCCGGCCTCCGCCCGGCCGGCCCGCACCGCAGCGTCCCCGTCCGCACCCGGGCCCGCACGCGGCAGCACGCCCGTACCGGCGACCGGCTCCGCGACCGGGGCGGGCGCACCCGGCGCCGCGGACAGCACCGCGGACGGCGCCGCGGACGGCGCCGCGGACGGCGACACCCGGCTGCGGAAGGGCTCACCGGGCTACCGCCGTGCCAATCTCGCGCTGTTCGCCGCCGGCCTGGCGACGTTCGCGCTGCTGTACTCCACGCAGGCGCTGCTGCCCGCGCTCTCCGAGGGCCTGCGGCTGTCGCCCGCGCAGGCGAGCCTGTCGGTGTCGGTGTGCACGGGCGCGCTGGCGGTGGCGCTGCTGCCGATGAGCGCGCTGAGCGAAAGGGGGATACCTCTCGGGCGCGGCCGCGGGGCAGGCAGGATACGGGTGATGACGGTCTCGGTGTTCGGCGCGTCGCTGCTGGCGCTCGCAGTGCCGTTCTCGCCGAACCTGGGCGTGCTGGTGGCGCTGCGGGCGGCGCAGGGCCTGGCGCTCGCGGGGCTGCCGGCCACCGCGATGGCGTACCTCGCCGAGGAGGTGCACCCCTCAGCCGTGCCGTCCGCGATCGGGCTGTACGTCGCGGGCAACTCGATCGGCGGCATGAGCAGCAGGGTCGCGGGCGGCGCGCTCGCGCAGGCGTACGGCTGGCGCGCGGCGCTGCTGGCGGTGGGCCTGGCCTCGCTGGCGTGCGCGGTGGCGTTCCGCGTCCTCGCGCCGCCCGCGCGGCACTTCACGCCGGGCCCGATCCGGCCGGGCGCGGTCGCCCGCACCGTCGCGGGGCACCTGGCACACCGCGGACTGCGGTCGATGTACGCGGTGGGGCTGCTGTTCATGGCGGTGTTCGGCGCGGTGTACACGGTGCTCGGCTACCGGCTGACCGCGGCGCCGTACGGCCTGTCGCAGGCCGCGGTGGGCGCGATCTTCCTGGTCTACCTGGTCGGCACCGCGGCCTCCGCGGTGTCCGGTGCCGTGCAGGCGCGCCTGGGCCGGCGCGGGGTGTTCGCACTGGCGCTCGCGCTGTGCGCGGCGGGCCTGCTGCTGACGCTCGCGGGGGCGCTGTGGCTGATCCTGCTCGGCCTGGTGCTGGTGACCGCGGGCTTCTTCACCGGCCACGCGGCCGCTTCCGGCGCGGTCAGCCGCACCGCGACCACCGGCCGCGCCCAAGCGTCCGCGCTCTATCTGACGGCGTACTACATCGGCAACAGCCTCGGCGGCACCCTGGGCGCGTCCGCCTACCACGCGGCCCGCTGGCCGGCCACGACAGCCGTCGCCCTGACCGCAGTAGCCCTGGCCACCCGTCCGGCCCTCCGCGACCCGCGCGGCCTAGCGCCGGTCCGGGACCGCCGGCGGTAG
- a CDS encoding LysR family transcriptional regulator, with translation MGERSADASGTGPAADPGGAPGATRGLGPGAGGGRDTPGGPAVEPAALAELAPDSWALRLTPRLAQFAAVARHQHVTRAAALLGMPQPTLSRAIARLEADLGVTLFARQGRSLRLTTAGRAFLRTVERTLAEVERSAESVRLDADPDAGRIAFGFLHTLGSEAVPALLAAFRADHPRVRFQLVQTYGEEMVARLRAGALDLCLTSPPPQESGLVVRRVDRQRLRLVVPLGHRLAGRRRVRLAEVAADPFVTLEPGYGLRRITDQLCAEAGFAPRIAFEGEEAETLRGLVAAGLGVALLPPPAVPRPGVAELDVLGGGAFREICVAWREGEVESAPVAAFKSFLLAHRGLLASR, from the coding sequence ATGGGCGAGCGGAGCGCGGACGCGAGCGGCACGGGGCCCGCGGCGGACCCGGGCGGGGCGCCCGGCGCGACCCGCGGCCTCGGACCCGGCGCCGGCGGCGGCCGGGACACGCCCGGCGGCCCCGCGGTGGAACCGGCCGCGCTCGCCGAACTCGCCCCGGACTCCTGGGCGTTGCGGCTGACCCCGCGCCTGGCCCAGTTCGCCGCCGTCGCACGGCACCAGCACGTGACCCGGGCCGCCGCCCTGCTCGGCATGCCGCAGCCCACGCTGAGCCGCGCGATCGCCCGGCTCGAAGCCGACCTCGGCGTGACGCTGTTCGCCCGGCAGGGCCGCTCGCTGCGGCTGACCACCGCGGGCCGCGCGTTCCTGCGCACCGTGGAACGCACCCTCGCCGAGGTCGAACGGTCCGCCGAGTCCGTACGGCTGGACGCGGACCCGGACGCCGGCCGGATCGCGTTCGGCTTCCTGCACACCCTCGGCTCCGAGGCGGTGCCGGCGCTGCTCGCCGCGTTCCGCGCGGACCACCCGCGGGTGCGGTTCCAGCTCGTGCAGACGTACGGCGAGGAGATGGTGGCCCGGCTGCGGGCCGGGGCGCTCGACCTGTGCCTGACGTCGCCGCCGCCGCAGGAGTCCGGCCTGGTGGTACGCCGGGTGGACCGGCAGCGGCTGCGGCTCGTGGTGCCGCTCGGACACCGGCTCGCCGGCCGTCGCCGGGTGCGGCTCGCCGAGGTCGCCGCCGACCCCTTCGTCACGCTGGAACCCGGCTATGGGCTGCGCCGCATCACCGACCAGCTGTGCGCGGAGGCGGGGTTCGCGCCGCGCATCGCCTTCGAGGGCGAGGAGGCGGAGACGCTGCGCGGGCTGGTCGCGGCGGGGCTCGGCGTCGCGCTGCTGCCGCCGCCGGCGGTGCCGCGGCCGGGGGTCGCGGAGCTGGACGTGCTCGGCGGGGGCGCGTTCCGCGAGATCTGCGTCGCCTGGCGTGAGGGGGAGGTCGAGTCGGCGCCGGTCGCCGCGTTCAAGTCCTTCCTGCTGGCCCACCGCGGCCTCCTCGCCTCGCGCTGA
- a CDS encoding alpha/beta hydrolase gives MASQALPARGARLGRPVAPGLFPGSARPVDERSGATVRAVVLALPGGDALSTRRRSPMAAALMWPLARHLVREGFSDGLAAHVVHYRFRGWNGGHAHPAEDAEWAVGEAVRRYGDVPVCLVGMDMGARAALHAAGHAAVTSVVALAPWLPGADAEGSAGRGAVADPAADGAGAGRGAAARGREPEREGEGEAEPVKQLIGRRVLIVHGTEDEVTAPEASYRLAERVKKVNREVCRFEVHSDGHALHQHRAEVFALTADFVLGSLLDRPYARPVADALAAPPPLGLRMPLASGFGRSLHS, from the coding sequence ATGGCTTCGCAAGCATTACCGGCACGTGGCGCGCGGCTCGGCCGGCCGGTGGCGCCCGGGTTGTTCCCGGGGTCCGCCCGCCCGGTCGACGAGCGCTCCGGCGCGACCGTGCGCGCGGTGGTCCTGGCGCTGCCCGGCGGCGACGCGCTGAGCACCCGGCGGCGCTCGCCCATGGCCGCGGCGCTGATGTGGCCGCTGGCCCGGCACCTGGTGCGGGAAGGTTTCTCCGACGGGTTGGCCGCGCATGTCGTGCACTACCGCTTCCGCGGCTGGAACGGCGGGCACGCGCATCCCGCGGAGGACGCGGAGTGGGCGGTCGGCGAGGCGGTGCGGCGCTACGGCGACGTGCCGGTGTGCCTGGTCGGCATGGACATGGGCGCGCGGGCGGCGCTGCACGCGGCGGGGCACGCCGCGGTGACGTCGGTGGTGGCGCTGGCGCCGTGGCTGCCGGGCGCGGACGCGGAGGGGTCCGCGGGACGCGGTGCGGTGGCCGACCCGGCGGCGGACGGGGCCGGCGCGGGCCGCGGCGCCGCGGCGCGGGGGCGGGAGCCGGAGCGTGAGGGCGAGGGGGAGGCCGAGCCGGTCAAGCAGTTGATCGGACGGCGCGTGCTCATCGTGCACGGCACGGAGGACGAGGTGACCGCGCCGGAGGCGTCCTACCGGCTGGCGGAGCGGGTGAAGAAGGTCAACCGGGAGGTGTGCAGGTTCGAGGTGCACTCCGACGGGCACGCGCTGCACCAGCACCGCGCGGAGGTCTTCGCGCTCACCGCGGATTTCGTCCTCGGCTCGCTCTTGGACCGCCCCTACGCCCGCCCGGTCGCCGACGCGCTCGCGGCGCCCCCGCCGCTCGGCCTGCGCATGCCCCTGGCCTCCGGCTTCGGCCGCTCCCTCCACTCCTGA
- a CDS encoding adenosine deaminase, with protein MPNPVSGRPTREQIRRAPKVLLHDHLDGGLRPGTIVDIARETGYAGLPETDPDTLGAWFRAAADSGSLERYLETFAHTCAVMQTRDALVRVAAECAEDLAADGVVYAEVRYAPEQHLEGGLTLEEVVEAVNEGFRLGERRAREAAARAGGTAGGRIRVGALLTAMRHAARSQEIAELANRYRDSGVVGFDIAGAEAGYPPTRHLDAFEYLKRENNHFTIHAGEAFGLPSIWQALQWCGADRLGHGVRIIDDIEQKDGEVTLGRLASYVRDKRVPLEMCPTSNLQTGAASSYREHPIGLLRRLHFRVTVNTDNRLMSGTSMSREFEHLVEAFDYTLDDMQWLTVNAMKSAFIPFDERLAMINEVIKPGYAELKAEWLFAPVAAAPPVASGSADRRG; from the coding sequence ATGCCGAACCCCGTATCGGGCCGACCGACCCGCGAACAGATCCGCCGCGCCCCCAAGGTGCTGCTCCACGACCACCTCGACGGCGGGCTGCGCCCGGGCACGATCGTCGACATCGCGCGCGAGACGGGGTACGCAGGGCTGCCGGAGACCGACCCGGACACGCTGGGCGCGTGGTTCCGCGCCGCCGCGGACTCCGGCTCGCTGGAACGCTACCTGGAGACCTTCGCGCACACCTGCGCCGTGATGCAGACCCGCGACGCGCTGGTGCGGGTCGCCGCCGAGTGCGCCGAGGACCTGGCCGCCGACGGCGTCGTCTACGCCGAGGTGCGGTACGCCCCCGAGCAGCACCTGGAGGGCGGGCTCACCCTGGAGGAGGTCGTCGAGGCGGTCAACGAGGGCTTCCGGCTGGGCGAGCGCCGCGCCCGGGAGGCCGCGGCCCGCGCCGGCGGCACCGCCGGCGGCCGGATCCGGGTGGGCGCGCTGCTCACCGCGATGCGGCACGCCGCCCGCTCCCAGGAGATCGCCGAACTCGCCAACCGCTACCGGGACTCGGGCGTCGTCGGATTCGACATCGCGGGCGCCGAGGCCGGCTACCCGCCCACCCGTCACCTGGACGCGTTCGAGTATCTGAAGCGGGAGAACAACCACTTCACCATCCACGCCGGCGAGGCGTTCGGCCTGCCGTCGATCTGGCAGGCGCTCCAGTGGTGCGGCGCCGACCGGCTCGGCCACGGCGTGCGGATCATCGACGACATCGAGCAGAAGGACGGCGAGGTCACCCTCGGCCGGCTCGCCTCCTACGTGCGCGACAAGCGCGTCCCGCTGGAGATGTGCCCGACGTCCAACCTGCAGACCGGCGCCGCCTCCTCCTACCGCGAGCACCCGATCGGGCTGCTGCGCCGGCTGCACTTCCGGGTCACCGTCAACACCGACAACCGGCTGATGAGCGGCACCAGCATGAGCCGCGAGTTCGAGCACCTGGTCGAGGCCTTCGACTACACCCTCGACGACATGCAGTGGCTGACGGTCAATGCGATGAAATCAGCGTTCATTCCTTTTGACGAACGTCTCGCGATGATCAACGAGGTCATCAAGCCGGGCTACGCCGAACTGAAGGCCGAGTGGCTGTTCGCGCCGGTGGCCGCCGCACCCCCGGTGGCCAGCGGTTCCGCCGACCGTCGCGGCTGA
- a CDS encoding VanZ family protein gives MIRVRAAGLLLTAAYLCFVGWLLLRPHYVAWVPAPNLRPLATIHEDLRMGPLQAARRIGAGLGLLAPLGVLLPLTGGRVDTSGFASFARTVFAALMVSLSLEFAQTLVPGQLFDVDALLLNTLGVALLHLVVVPVARRRLRGRATAAPAPLPEPALAPLP, from the coding sequence ATGATCAGGGTGCGCGCGGCCGGGCTGCTGCTCACCGCGGCGTATCTGTGCTTCGTCGGCTGGCTGTTGCTGCGCCCGCACTACGTCGCCTGGGTCCCCGCGCCGAACCTGCGTCCGCTGGCCACCATCCACGAGGACCTGCGGATGGGTCCGTTGCAGGCGGCGCGCAGGATCGGCGCGGGGCTGGGGCTGCTCGCCCCGCTCGGGGTGCTGCTGCCGCTGACCGGCGGCCGGGTGGACACCTCGGGTTTCGCGTCCTTCGCCAGGACGGTCTTCGCGGCGCTGATGGTGTCGCTGTCGCTGGAGTTCGCGCAGACACTGGTGCCCGGGCAGCTCTTCGACGTGGACGCGCTGCTGCTCAACACGCTCGGCGTGGCGCTGCTCCACCTGGTGGTGGTGCCGGTCGCCCGGCGCCGGCTGCGCGGCCGCGCGACCGCCGCGCCCGCCCCGCTCCCGGAGCCGGCCCTGGCCCCGCTGCCGTAG
- a CDS encoding HAMP domain-containing sensor histidine kinase, translated as MSGAHDASRPARAGRWFGRLRWTSLRLRLVAVFALVALTAAVSVSGIAYWLNRDAVLTRAQNSALNDFRDSMQRNAASLPVEPTCKSLQNAASRIGGPDSYQVVLIDTAPDSSPCAAPSDRDVFTLDDVPQSLQRAVDTRHENDHGRYHLHWERISLQGHPYLVAGARVNGDGPTGYMLKSLDAERKDLNSLAWSLGIATLLALIGAALLAQAAGSTVLRPVRRLGEAAQRLGEGHLDTRLKVTGTDELAEMSRTFNNAAEALEKRVEELSAREAASRRFVADMSHELRTPLTAITAVTDVLEDEAEALDPLIAPAVRLVVSETRRLNELVETLMEVTRFDAGTAKLRVDEVDVADMIMACMDARAWVDSVELDAPRGVLATLDPRRLDVIMANLIGNALKHGGSPVRVTLRRGASGGREEIVVAVSDHGPGIPEDVLPHVFDRFYKADASRARSEGSGLGLSIAMENAHIHGGDITAANAPGGGAVFTLRLPVRPAGDERDDEPGDVPGDAGGSRADGSDADGSDADGFSAGGSDAGGSDAADRPGGDA; from the coding sequence GTGAGCGGTGCGCACGACGCCTCCCGCCCGGCCAGGGCGGGCCGGTGGTTCGGCAGGCTGCGCTGGACGAGCCTGCGGCTGCGGCTGGTCGCGGTCTTCGCGCTGGTCGCGCTGACCGCGGCGGTCTCGGTGTCGGGGATCGCGTACTGGCTCAACCGCGACGCGGTGCTGACCCGGGCGCAGAACAGCGCGCTCAACGACTTCCGCGACTCGATGCAGCGCAACGCCGCGTCGCTGCCGGTCGAGCCCACCTGCAAGTCGCTGCAGAACGCGGCGAGCCGGATCGGCGGCCCCGACTCGTACCAGGTGGTGCTGATCGACACCGCGCCGGACAGCTCGCCGTGCGCGGCGCCCTCCGACCGTGACGTGTTCACCCTGGACGACGTGCCGCAGTCGTTGCAGCGCGCGGTCGACACCCGGCACGAGAACGACCACGGCCGCTACCACCTGCACTGGGAGCGGATCTCGCTGCAGGGCCACCCGTACCTGGTGGCGGGCGCGCGGGTGAACGGCGACGGCCCGACCGGCTACATGCTCAAGTCGCTGGACGCCGAGCGCAAGGACCTCAACTCGCTGGCCTGGTCGCTGGGCATCGCCACGCTGCTGGCGCTGATCGGCGCGGCGCTGCTCGCGCAGGCGGCGGGCTCCACGGTGCTGCGGCCGGTGCGTCGGCTGGGCGAGGCGGCGCAGCGGCTCGGCGAGGGACACCTGGACACCCGGCTGAAGGTCACCGGCACCGACGAACTGGCGGAGATGTCCCGCACCTTCAACAACGCGGCCGAGGCCCTGGAGAAGCGCGTCGAGGAGCTGAGCGCGCGGGAGGCGGCCAGCCGGCGCTTCGTCGCCGACATGTCGCACGAGCTGCGCACCCCGCTGACCGCGATCACCGCGGTGACCGACGTGCTGGAGGACGAGGCGGAGGCGCTGGACCCGCTGATCGCGCCGGCGGTACGGCTGGTGGTCAGCGAGACCCGGCGGCTGAACGAACTGGTGGAGACGCTGATGGAGGTCACCCGCTTCGACGCGGGGACGGCGAAGCTACGGGTCGACGAGGTCGACGTCGCCGACATGATCATGGCGTGCATGGACGCCCGCGCCTGGGTGGACTCGGTCGAGCTGGACGCGCCGCGCGGCGTGCTGGCCACGCTGGACCCGCGCCGGCTCGATGTGATCATGGCCAACCTGATCGGCAACGCGCTCAAGCACGGCGGCTCCCCGGTGCGGGTGACGCTGCGCCGCGGCGCGTCCGGCGGGCGCGAGGAGATCGTCGTCGCGGTCTCCGACCACGGCCCCGGCATCCCGGAGGACGTGCTGCCGCACGTCTTCGACCGGTTCTACAAGGCCGACGCGTCCCGGGCCCGGTCCGAGGGCAGCGGTCTGGGCCTGTCCATCGCGATGGAGAACGCGCACATCCACGGCGGCGACATCACCGCCGCCAACGCCCCCGGCGGCGGGGCGGTCTTCACCCTGCGCCTGCCGGTGCGCCCGGCCGGCGACGAGCGCGACGACGAGCCGGGCGACGTGCCCGGTGACGCGGGCGGCTCCCGCGCGGACGGCTCCGACGCGGACGGCTCCGACGCGGACGGCTTTAGCGCGGGCGGTTCCGACGCGGGCGGCTCCGACGCCGCGGACCGCCCGGGGGGCGACGCATGA
- a CDS encoding response regulator transcription factor: MPFLLLIEDDDAIRTGLELGLSRQGHRVVAAATGEDGLRLLKEQRPDLIVLDVMLPGIDGFEVCRRIRRTDQLPIILLTARSDDIDVVVGLESGADDYVIKPVQPRVLDARIRAVLRRGERDSTDSAAFGSIVIDRSAMTVTKDGRDLQLTPTELRLLLELSRRPGQALSRQQLLRLVWEHDYLGDSRLVDACVQRLRAKIEDVPSSPTLIRTVRGVGYRLDTPQ; the protein is encoded by the coding sequence GTGCCTTTCCTGTTGCTGATCGAGGACGACGACGCCATCCGTACGGGTCTGGAGCTCGGCCTGTCCCGCCAGGGCCACCGCGTGGTGGCCGCGGCGACCGGCGAGGACGGGCTGCGGCTGCTCAAGGAGCAGCGCCCGGACCTCATCGTGCTGGACGTGATGCTGCCCGGGATCGACGGCTTCGAGGTGTGCCGCCGCATCCGGCGCACCGACCAGCTGCCGATCATCCTGCTCACCGCCCGCAGCGACGACATCGACGTCGTGGTGGGTCTGGAGTCCGGTGCGGACGACTACGTGATCAAGCCGGTGCAGCCGCGGGTGCTGGACGCCCGCATCCGCGCGGTGCTGCGCCGCGGCGAGCGGGACAGCACCGACTCCGCGGCCTTCGGCTCGATCGTCATCGACCGCAGCGCGATGACCGTCACCAAGGACGGCCGCGACCTCCAGCTGACCCCGACCGAGCTGCGGCTGCTGCTGGAGCTGAGCCGGCGGCCGGGGCAGGCGCTGTCCCGGCAGCAGCTGCTGCGGCTGGTGTGGGAGCACGACTACCTGGGCGACTCCCGGCTGGTCGACGCGTGTGTGCAGCGGCTGCGGGCGAAGATCGAGGACGTGCCGTCCTCGCCCACGCTGATCCGCACGGTCCGGGGCGTCGGCTACCGGCTGGACACGCCGCAGTGA
- a CDS encoding SigE family RNA polymerase sigma factor, which produces MPAQVPPAGAEPRQERTAAQRAEAEAAFTAYVRERRASLYATAYHLTGDRFAAEDLLQSALFSTYRAWDRISDKAAVGGYLRRTMTNLHISAWRRRKLNEYPTEELPETVGDTDEMGGTELRAVLWQALARLPEQQRTMLVLRYYEGRTDPEIAEILNISVGTVKSSIWRSLRRMREDEALSFGRDEEDAFGELVA; this is translated from the coding sequence GTGCCCGCGCAGGTCCCGCCGGCCGGTGCCGAGCCGCGGCAGGAGCGCACCGCGGCGCAGCGCGCGGAGGCCGAGGCCGCGTTCACCGCGTACGTGCGGGAGCGCCGGGCCTCGCTCTACGCCACCGCGTACCACCTCACCGGCGACCGGTTCGCCGCGGAGGACCTGCTGCAGAGCGCGCTGTTCTCCACCTACCGCGCCTGGGACCGGATCAGCGACAAGGCCGCGGTCGGCGGCTACCTGCGGCGCACCATGACCAACCTGCACATCAGCGCCTGGCGGCGGCGCAAGCTCAACGAGTACCCGACCGAGGAGCTGCCGGAGACGGTCGGCGACACCGACGAGATGGGCGGCACCGAGCTGCGCGCCGTGCTGTGGCAGGCGCTCGCCCGGCTGCCCGAGCAGCAGCGCACGATGCTGGTGCTCCGCTACTACGAGGGCCGCACCGACCCGGAGATCGCGGAGATCCTGAACATCAGCGTCGGCACGGTGAAGAGCAGCATCTGGCGCTCGCTGCGCCGGATGCGCGAGGACGAGGCGCTGAGCTTCGGACGCGACGAGGAGGACGCGTTCGGCGAGCTGGTCGCCTGA
- a CDS encoding IclR family transcriptional regulator, producing MVDRAFALLAAFDADHRVLPLADLSRRTGLPRSTALRLARKLTEAGALERLDDGRYVIGLRLLEIASLAPRGHGLRAVAMPYLEDLFHVTGQHVLLAVRDGDEALLVERLSAHDAGPAAFRVGGRMPLAQTGVGLVLLAHAPSEVRERVAGRFGPGGGGDVVRTAEELRRVLAEVRRGGYATGRQLSPPWATVAAPVRDADGVVAAVSVVVPSSGFAATPYVAVVRAAARAVSRELSDARGLGGPPGEHRGEERRPRP from the coding sequence GTGGTCGATCGCGCCTTCGCGCTGCTGGCCGCCTTCGACGCCGACCACCGCGTCCTGCCGCTGGCGGATCTGTCCCGCCGGACCGGGCTGCCCCGCAGTACGGCCCTGCGCCTGGCGAGGAAGCTGACCGAGGCGGGGGCGCTGGAGCGCCTGGACGACGGCCGCTACGTGATCGGCCTGCGACTGCTGGAGATCGCCTCGCTCGCTCCGCGCGGACACGGGCTGCGGGCGGTGGCGATGCCGTACTTGGAGGACCTGTTCCACGTGACCGGTCAGCATGTGCTGCTGGCGGTGCGGGACGGCGACGAGGCCCTGCTGGTCGAGCGGCTGTCCGCGCACGACGCGGGTCCGGCGGCCTTTCGCGTCGGCGGCCGCATGCCCCTGGCGCAGACCGGTGTCGGCCTGGTCCTGCTGGCCCACGCGCCGTCCGAGGTGCGCGAGCGCGTCGCCGGGCGCTTCGGGCCGGGAGGCGGCGGCGACGTGGTGCGTACGGCCGAGGAGCTGCGCCGCGTGCTGGCCGAGGTCCGCAGGGGCGGTTACGCGACGGGCCGGCAGCTGTCACCGCCGTGGGCCACCGTGGCGGCGCCGGTCCGCGACGCGGACGGGGTCGTCGCCGCCGTCTCCGTGGTGGTGCCCAGCAGCGGCTTCGCGGCCACGCCCTACGTGGCGGTCGTCCGCGCCGCCGCGCGGGCCGTCTCACGGGAGCTGAGCGATGCCCGCGGGCTCGGCGGGCCCCCGGGCGAGCACCGCGGGGAGGAACGGCGCCCCCGGCCGTAG
- a CDS encoding amidohydrolase family protein gives MSTDALVDVHAHFTTPHYIEAAKAAGHVRADGMPEDYWPRWTAEEHLAFMDDAGIAKAVLSLSSPGVHFGDDRAARSLAREVNDFGARAVRDHPGRFGQFAALPLPDAEGALAEIAYCFDELGVDGVMMFSNHQGLRLADRRLAPVLEELDRRAAVVLLHPTTCPGHEELSSGRPQPMLEFLFETARTVVDYILSGAADRFPGIRLIVPHLGGVLPLVAERVQAFLTLGDGPGDGPGDEAAVGRALGRFHYDLAGMPSEQQIAALAAVARPERLLYGSDYAWTRRGLAVKLLADLDATMPAVDRHWRALTTRNAERLFSSAARETSR, from the coding sequence ATGAGCACCGACGCGCTGGTGGACGTCCACGCCCACTTCACCACCCCGCACTACATCGAGGCCGCCAAGGCCGCCGGCCATGTGCGGGCCGACGGCATGCCCGAGGACTACTGGCCGCGCTGGACCGCCGAGGAGCACCTCGCGTTCATGGACGACGCCGGCATCGCCAAGGCGGTCCTGTCGCTGTCCTCACCGGGCGTCCACTTCGGCGACGACCGTGCCGCCCGTTCGCTGGCCCGCGAGGTCAACGACTTCGGCGCCCGGGCGGTGCGCGACCACCCCGGCAGGTTCGGGCAGTTCGCCGCGCTCCCGCTGCCCGACGCGGAGGGCGCGCTGGCGGAGATCGCCTACTGCTTCGACGAACTGGGCGTCGACGGCGTCATGATGTTCTCCAACCACCAGGGCCTCCGGCTCGCCGACCGGCGCCTGGCCCCGGTGCTGGAGGAACTGGACCGCCGGGCGGCGGTCGTCCTGCTGCACCCGACCACCTGCCCCGGCCACGAGGAGCTGTCGTCGGGACGGCCCCAGCCCATGCTGGAGTTCCTGTTCGAGACCGCCCGCACGGTGGTCGACTACATCCTCAGCGGCGCGGCGGACAGGTTTCCCGGCATCCGCCTGATCGTGCCCCACCTGGGCGGCGTGCTGCCGCTGGTGGCCGAGCGCGTGCAGGCGTTCCTCACCCTCGGCGACGGTCCGGGCGACGGCCCGGGTGACGAGGCGGCGGTCGGCCGGGCCCTCGGCCGGTTCCACTACGACCTCGCGGGCATGCCGTCCGAGCAGCAGATCGCCGCGCTCGCCGCCGTCGCCCGCCCGGAGCGGCTCCTCTACGGCAGCGACTACGCCTGGACCCGCCGCGGGCTCGCCGTGAAACTGCTGGCCGACCTGGACGCGACCATGCCGGCCGTCGACCGGCACTGGCGTGCCCTGACCACCCGCAACGCCGAGCGGCTCTTCAGCTCTGCTGCGCGGGAGACCTCGCGGTGA
- a CDS encoding ATP-binding protein codes for MSGQSARVILVTGPSGSGKSSLAARSGLPVLALDDFYKDGDDPTLPELPGGAGTDWDVPASWNADAAVAAIVALCADGRAQVPVYDIAASAATGRTVLDLGGAPLFVAEGIFAAEVARRVRDLGLLADALCLRGRPSTTARRRFVRDLHEGRKSVPFLIRRGWHLMRAERGIVARHVALGCHPCGRTEAEARIAAAAGATPAAAALADTAAPEPVQA; via the coding sequence GTGAGTGGACAGTCGGCACGGGTGATCCTGGTGACGGGCCCTTCGGGCTCCGGAAAATCGTCGTTGGCCGCGCGCAGCGGCCTGCCGGTCCTCGCGCTGGACGACTTCTACAAGGACGGCGACGACCCGACGCTGCCCGAGCTGCCCGGCGGCGCGGGCACCGACTGGGACGTCCCCGCCTCCTGGAACGCCGACGCCGCGGTCGCCGCCATCGTCGCCCTGTGCGCGGACGGCCGCGCGCAGGTTCCGGTCTACGACATCGCCGCGAGCGCCGCGACCGGCCGGACCGTGCTGGACCTGGGCGGCGCGCCGCTGTTCGTCGCCGAGGGGATCTTCGCCGCGGAGGTCGCCCGGCGGGTCCGCGACCTGGGTCTGCTCGCCGACGCGCTCTGCCTGCGCGGGCGCCCCTCGACCACCGCGCGCCGCCGCTTCGTGCGCGACCTGCACGAGGGCAGGAAGTCCGTGCCGTTCCTGATCCGCCGCGGCTGGCACCTGATGCGCGCCGAGCGCGGCATCGTCGCCCGCCACGTGGCGCTGGGCTGCCACCCCTGCGGCCGTACGGAGGCCGAGGCCCGCATCGCCGCGGCGGCCGGCGCGACGCCCGCCGCGGCCGCGCTCGCCGACACCGCCGCCCCCGAGCCCGTACAGGCCTGA